GTTTTGGTAATGATTGCAGCTGTTCATATAGGTGGCAATGGGGCCGAAAAAGTATCTGTTTGGTGGTTGGTTGCTAATTATGGAATTATTACAATAGGAGAACTATTTTTGAGTCCTATGGGATTGTCAATTGTATCCAAGCTATCTCCCAAAAATATTACCGCTTTAATGATGGGTGGTTGGTTCTTATCAACATCAATTGGAAATAAGTTAAGTGGCGTTTTGGCTAGTATGTGGGATCAATATGATAACAAAATGAATTTTTTCTGGGTGAACTTTGCTTTATTAATGTTTGCTACAATATTAATGTTCGCTTTGGTGAAAAATTTAAATAAAGTGATGAAAGATCACGGGATTAATTAATTATTACAAATAAATGGAGCAGAATATTAGTTTAGAACAGATACAAAACTTTAAAGGGAAATACCCTAAACAATTGTGGTATTTGTTTTTTAGCGAAATGTGGGAACGTTTTTGTTTCTACGGAATGAGAGGGATGTTGGTTGTATTTATGGTTGGCCAACTAGGAATGAATGAGAGAGTTGCTAATTTACAATACGGTGCTACACAAGCTTTTGTTTATGCATTTACTTTTATTGGAGGAATGTTTGCAGACAAAATATTAGGCTATCGAAAGTCTCTTTTTTGGGGAGGTTTATTGATGATAGTTGGAAGTGTAATTTTGGCTATTGATCCTAAACAGTTTTTCTTTTTTGGAATTAGTTTTACTATCATTGGAACTGGTTTTTTTAAGCCAAATATATCTACAATGGTTGGACAACTTTACAAAGAAGGAGATACGAGAGTAGATGCTGGATTTTCGCTGTTCTATGCAGGAGTTAATTTAGGAGCTTTAATTGGAGGATACATTTGTATTGCTGTTGCCAATGGGTCTCTGTGGGAGTCATTTGTTCCAGTTGCGTATCGTTGGAATTATGCCTTCGGTTTTGCTTCAATAGTTATGGTTATAAGTTTGTTAACTTTTACACAAACGCAAAAAAGTTTAGGAGAAATTGGACTTTCCCCTTTGCGACATTTAGAGAAGCCGAAAAGACGAATATTAGAGATTGTAACCTATGCTAGTTCATTGGTTGTAATTCCAATCATTATGAAGATGGTTTCTAATACTGAGTATACAGATGTATTCATGTTTATAATTGGACCATTTGCATTAATGTATTTGTTCTATGAAATGGCATCGTTAAGTAATAATGATGATTCGAATATGTTCTCTTTTAACGGAAAAATATCTAGAATTTATTATTTCTTATGTTTCAGTTGTATTGCTTTACCATTGTTTTTCTTAAGACATTATTTTGTAGATAACATTGTTTTTGTATTGTTAACACTTCCTTTATTATGGTTGTTGTTTTCTTTGGGAGCAAAAAGATGTAATGATATAGGAATAAGCAGATTTATTATTTTAATTCCTTTTTCAAGTATTTATTTTTTCTTCAAAAAAGGCACAGCTGATTTAGAAGGGGGTAAAAACCTAAAAAGTTCAGAGATAAAGAAACTGATAGCAGCTTTAGTATTTATATTGTTTTCTATTTTCTTCTGGGCTTTCTTTGAACAAAGCGGAGGCTCATTAAGTTTATTTGCTTTAAACAACTTAGATAATACTGTTTTAGGTGTTACACTTGATCCAAATGGCGTTAACAATTCAGCTAATTCACTTTTTGTAATTATTTTTGCAGCTTTGGTAGGTTTAGTTTGGTTATGGATGTCTAAACGTAAAATCGAACCGAATACAGTCATTAAATTTGGACTGGCATTTTTGTTTCTTGCTGGTGGTTTCTGGGTGTTTTATTATACTAAATTCTTCGCTGGACCTGATGGGAGAACCTCTTTAGGGTTGTTTACTTTTGGTTGGTTTATAATTACTTTTGGTGAACTTTGTTTATCTCCTATTGGTATGTCGGCAATGACTAAACTATCTCCTTTAAAAACCCAAGCTGTTATAATGGGAATGTGGTTTTTGGCTAGTGCTTATGGTCAGTATTTTGCTGGATTACTTGGTGCTAACATTGCAGAAGCTTCGGAAAATGCAACTAATCTAGAAAAACTAAATGTATACGCAGACGGATATAAACAGTTAGGTATTTACGCTTTGATTGCAGGAGTTGTTCTAATTCTGATTTCTCCACTTATTAAAAAATTAATGCAAGAAGTTAAATAGGAAATATTTCAGGTTTAATTTTATTAAATTTGCTGAATAAAATAAAAAGTAGATGAGAAAGATATTTATTACATTAATGCTAGTATTAGGCTCCTTTGCGGTACAAGCACAAGAACTTAAATGGTACACCGATGTAAATGAAGCTATAGCTGTAAGTAATAAGAATAAAAAACCGATGTTATTATTTTTTACAGGAAGTGATTGGTGCGGATGGTGTATTCGTTTACAAAGCGAAGTTTTAAAAACTGCTGAGTTTAATAAATGGGCAAAAGATAACGTTGTCTTAGTAGAACTTGATTTCCCTAGAAGAACAGCTCAAACACCAGAACTAAAAGCTCAAAATAATCAATTACAACAGGTTTTTGGTATCCAAGGCTTTCCAACAGTTTATTTTACTAATGCTGAGAGTAAGGACGGAAAGGTTAATTTTCAAGGATTGGGTACTACAGGTTATGTAGCAGGTGGTCCTTCGGCATGGCTTGCAGTTGCTAATGGGATTGTTAATCCAGTAAAAAAGTAATTAAATAGTTCGAGTAACTATTATAATAAATAAGTGAAGCTCTTTTCGGTTAATCCGAAAAGAGCTTTTTTTTATTACGATAATGTCTTCTGTTTCTTTCTAGTAGGGATTTAAATGTGTAAATAGTAATGTGTTGTTTATAATTTATGTTTAGTCTTAAATAAATTTGGATAATTGAAATTTAATGTTAATTTCGTTTAACCTAACTAACCATATCCAAATTTACTATGATTAAAAAATTACTTATGTTCGCATTCTTTTTAGGCTTTTTTACTGCTCAATCTCAAAATCTAGTTTGGAAAACTTCTATTGCTGATGGTATTGAAGCTAGTAATAAATTAAAAAAGCCGATGTTGATTTTATTTACAGCAGAAAATTATTCTCATAATTTAGAGAACGAAATAATGAAAACTTTAGATTTTGCGCTTTGGTCAAGAGATAATGTTGTTTTAGTAAAATTAGATTTATCCGACAATAATGCTTCTGATAGTGATAAAGAGCAAAATATTAAGTTGAAGAATGCTTTTGGAATTCAAGAGTATCCAGAAGTATGTTTTGCCAATGCTGTTATTAGAAAAACCAAAACTACATTTGGGTCATTGGGTAAGATGACTTATACGTCGGGAGGAGTAAAGGTTTGGATCTCTGAAGCAAATACACTTTTACATTCAAGCGAATTTTAACTTTGTGTAATTGAGATTTAACAACTTTATTTGATCTTTTATGAAAGCCACTTTATGTTTTATTTTAATTGTGTTATTTTATTAATTCAATTTATAGAATCCCTTTTCATTGGTAGAATGAAAAGGGATTTTTTCATTCCTGCATGTCTTCCTCCAGTATTCCTGTACTGATTTGTAGTTTGTACCGTCGGCAATAACCATTTTTGGTTGGATTGTTTTTAGTAATCTTTCAAAATTTATTTTAGGTGATTGTATAATTAATATGATATCTGGTTTTATTTTATTAGAATATATTCCGCTACTATCAATAATTAAGATTTTATTACCTTTAAAATAAGCTATGTTTTGTAGCTGTTCTATACTTGTTAGATTTCCAAAATTACCTACTAAATAGGATTTTAAGGCGTAATTATTATCAGTAGTATTCGTTGCGGTATCTGTTGTGAATAGCGTCACAGATCTCCCAGTTTTTTCTGTTATTTGAGAATTTTTAGTTAGATTGTAAATGATCCATTCTTTTTGTGTTTCAGTTTTTTTTTGATTTATAATACACGTAATTTGTAGTAATATTATTGAAGTTAGTGTTAGTATTAATTTTGTAAAATTGGGTTTCTTGAGCCAAATAACTCCGGTTATAATTAAGAGATAAGACGAAATTAGTAAGTAGGTATTAAATGGAATATCACGTATTACGAAACTTTCGAAGGAAGCAACGATGTTTATTATTTTATTTAAATAAAAGATACTTTTTTCTAGTAGTTGTACTAGTAATGAAGGTGCACTATTAAAAGCAGCTAAAATCATTACTATAATTCCTAAAATCATAATAACACTTAAAAAAGGCATAATTACGATATTGGCAACAAAAAACAGACCTGGAAACTGATGAAAATAATATAGGCATATCGGTAATGTGCCTATTTGTGCTGCAAAAGAGACTGTAAGTGCATTCCAAATTGTAGTCGTGAATTTGTGTTTTGGTGACCATATTTTTTTTAATATTGGCTGAAACCAAACAATAAAAAACAAGGCTAAGTAACTTAACTGAAATCCTACGTCAAATATAAAGGCAGGTTTAAATAGGAGTAGAAAGAATATCGAAACCAATAAGGTATGGTAAATGTTTACACTTCTTCTTAAATGCATTCCCAGTGCTACAAACGAAAACATTACTACTGATCGTAACACTGAAGGTGAAAATCCCGAAATTACTGCAAAAGCGAATAACAAAACAATGATGGAGATGAGCTTTATTAATGATCCTTTTTTGGTATTAGGAATTGGTTTGAAGACATAAGTTATGAAAATCAATATATAGCCTACATGAAGTCCCGAAACAGATAATATATGGGTGACACCAGCATATTGATAATCTTTTATTATTTCAGGAGTTATATCTTGTTGTTGGCCTAAAATAAGTGCAAGTGCCACATTCATTTCGGTCTTGTTGAAACCATTGTCCTCAAGATTAGCAATGATTTTTTTTCGTATACCAGCCGCGTAGTACCAAATGTTTTTCTCCGTTTTTGTGCTTAGAGCTATGTCACTTTTTTGGATATATAATTGGGCGTAGATATTTTTATTATTTAAGTAGTTACTGTAATCAAATTGATTTGGGTTTTTGAGAACGCTGTTTTTAGATAATTGTCCTTTAACCCTAATACAATTCCCTATATCTAAATTTAATTGAGTACTATCTTTTTTGATGTTCACTACAATTTTACCCGAAATTGGATTTCGATTGATTTGTTTTATTGTAGCTATGTATCGATCACTGTAATTATTGCTTTTTAATTTTTCATTAATAATAAAATCTATCAAATGAGGTTGGTCGTAGATGTCTTTATAATTAGTATAGTTGCTTTTTCTAAATGATTCGTTATGTAGCGTTTGAGTTAATAGTCCGATGCAAAAAGATAAGAGGTATGTTGTAATTGCAAAGTAAGTAACTCTATTTTTTTTATTAGTTGTGTAATAGTAAGAAGTATAAAATAGTACTACCGCAACAGCAAGGATTATTAATGTATAAACTACGGTAAGTTTCATGTAGTTGGTTAGTAAAATACCTAAGATAAAGTTCAATGTTATTCGAGCTAAAGGAAAATCTAATACTTTCATGTAGCAAAAATACTATTTTAATGTAAGAAATAACTCTAATTAAAATAAAAACCTGACAAGCTTTTACTTGTCAGGTTTTTATTTTAATCGGTAGAATGCTACTATTGCATGTATTTAATCTGGTAACTACTAAATTCTGAATTTGAACCAAAATAATTTTCTATAAGTACTTTTTATTTTTTAATGGACTTTTTTCATTGTTAAGCAAATCAGCTGCTATTTGAATCATTCCGCTGTTATTAGCGCCACCCCAAATTGCTCTACCAAAAATATAACTATTGGTATATTCTTGCCAAGTACTGCAATATTTTTTTAATTCTGCGTAGGATTTAGCAATGTATTCTTTAAGTTCTTTTTCTGAAAGATAACCTAATTCAAAACAGCAGCGGGATAAAAAAACACCTCTCCCATAGTTCCAAGCACTGTCCTTCGCTTTTTTAAGTTGCGAAAAATCAGTAATAAGATTTTGTTCTATAAGTTCAGGTACAATATTGTTCATCTTTCGATACAAATCTAAGTAATAATCAAAAGTAGCTTTGTCATTTGATAAACCTGACTTCAAAATTTCTACATAATTTTGTTTGTCTTCAACTGCTTTGTACACAATTTCGATGTAATCATCTTGATTTTTATAGTGTAAATCGTGTAGTACTTCTAAAGCATCTTTTTGGTTATAAATTCCCCAATAGGTTTCTATTAATTTCGTTATGTCAGATTTATTTAAACCCGTTTCATAAGAGTTTAAGTAGGCTGATTGTTGTTCTGCATACATGGAGCCCACGAGTAAAAAATCTAACTCCTGACCTGTTACAGGATTTTTATCATTTAATCGAATGCTTTTAAAAGTGTTTAGTAATTTTGAAAAAATTCCCATATCATTAAGCTACTTTTAAATTCGGAAATTTACTTTGCAAAACCGGAATAAATCTTTCGCCTACTACTTGGTATTTTGCTCTTGTTGTAAATTGTTTTTTTACATTCAAAAGATCTGTTGGATCCGGTGTGTAATTTAACCTATCGTGAATTTCAAGCGACAAAGGATTGCCATCTATATTAAATGTAATGATATGCGTTTTTGGTAGGTATTCTTCTGAAGCTTTTGAATAAACTGCAACTTCTGATTTTAGAATGCCTCCATATTTTAATTGTGCTTCCTCTATACGAAAATTATCAAATACAATATGTTCGTCTAATTCTCCAACAGTATCTGTGCTAAAAAAATGTAGATCATTTCCGCTCAAGACCCAAAAACAATCGGTTTCTATTGTTTTTAGTTTTACACCTATTGCAGATAAAGCAATGTTTTTTATACCATCAGTAGCAATTTCTTGAAGTTTATTAGATGTAGATTGTGGTACAGATGCCGAAGTATAGGCATCTATAGATTTTCCTTTCATCCATTGTTTTAATTGAGAGAAATCTTTAGCTAAAAGTTCTTGATTGTAAACGTCGTACTTATTTCTTTCTGCATCTAAGTCGATTTCTGATTTTACTGCTTTATGTTTTTTATTCATATAAATCATAAAACAGATACCAGCAATTACTATAACAACTGGAATTAAATATAATGTATTCATAAGGTCGACTAATTTAGATATTTGTTGGAGTTACTTGTTTTGCTTTATTTTTTGAAGGGATATATGTCCAAATGATTAAAGCGATTATAGCGAATAATACCAGTTTTCCTCCAATTTTCTTCCAGAATGTCAAAGGGCTTTCAGCTGTTTGGATGTCAAAATTATGTTTCTCTTTTAATATTTTTGCTAGTTGCTCATCAATTTCAATGTAAGTATTGTTAGAGATGTCACTAAGAACATATTTATTATCTGTATTCCAAACAGGCAACCAAAGCGCTCCATATTCATTATTAAGATAAGCTAGGTTTACTTTTTGACCTACTATTTTTTGAATTTCTGAATCTGTAGGTAATTCTTGAACTGTTTCTATTGTTTCACAAGGAAAACAAACTGGAATTTTTGCTTTTGCATTAGAACTAATTATTGCGCAAAAAGTAAAGATTAGGGATAAAATAATTTTAGACATTTAATTAAGGGGTTAGTTAGTTAATTTAATATTTATTTAAAAACAGGCGGTTTTGTGTCTAAAAGTAAGATAAGATCTTTGCGATAAAAAGATTGTAGCTTAAATTTTAACCAACTAATACTGCCTTTTTTTTAATTTGCTAAACTAGATAATTAAAATGAATATTTAATGTTATAAAATAATATATTTTTTATGACTTGTAAATGAGGTATTTATGGTTTTTTTTAAGAAATAGTGGTGTTTTTATTCCTTTTTAATTGAAATTATTGAAGAATAGTTTTGTGTATAGCAAAAAGGACAATGAATTTTTATCTTACAAAACTTAAAGTTGTTTGATAGTAAACAGTGTTGTTTTTAAAACAGGAATTATCTTTAATAATAGAC
The nucleotide sequence above comes from Flavobacterium branchiarum. Encoded proteins:
- a CDS encoding peptide MFS transporter codes for the protein MEQNISLEQIQNFKGKYPKQLWYLFFSEMWERFCFYGMRGMLVVFMVGQLGMNERVANLQYGATQAFVYAFTFIGGMFADKILGYRKSLFWGGLLMIVGSVILAIDPKQFFFFGISFTIIGTGFFKPNISTMVGQLYKEGDTRVDAGFSLFYAGVNLGALIGGYICIAVANGSLWESFVPVAYRWNYAFGFASIVMVISLLTFTQTQKSLGEIGLSPLRHLEKPKRRILEIVTYASSLVVIPIIMKMVSNTEYTDVFMFIIGPFALMYLFYEMASLSNNDDSNMFSFNGKISRIYYFLCFSCIALPLFFLRHYFVDNIVFVLLTLPLLWLLFSLGAKRCNDIGISRFIILIPFSSIYFFFKKGTADLEGGKNLKSSEIKKLIAALVFILFSIFFWAFFEQSGGSLSLFALNNLDNTVLGVTLDPNGVNNSANSLFVIIFAALVGLVWLWMSKRKIEPNTVIKFGLAFLFLAGGFWVFYYTKFFAGPDGRTSLGLFTFGWFIITFGELCLSPIGMSAMTKLSPLKTQAVIMGMWFLASAYGQYFAGLLGANIAEASENATNLEKLNVYADGYKQLGIYALIAGVVLILISPLIKKLMQEVK
- a CDS encoding thioredoxin family protein, translated to MRKIFITLMLVLGSFAVQAQELKWYTDVNEAIAVSNKNKKPMLLFFTGSDWCGWCIRLQSEVLKTAEFNKWAKDNVVLVELDFPRRTAQTPELKAQNNQLQQVFGIQGFPTVYFTNAESKDGKVNFQGLGTTGYVAGGPSAWLAVANGIVNPVKK
- a CDS encoding thioredoxin family protein codes for the protein MFAFFLGFFTAQSQNLVWKTSIADGIEASNKLKKPMLILFTAENYSHNLENEIMKTLDFALWSRDNVVLVKLDLSDNNASDSDKEQNIKLKNAFGIQEYPEVCFANAVIRKTKTTFGSLGKMTYTSGGVKVWISEANTLLHSSEF
- a CDS encoding ComEC/Rec2 family competence protein; translation: MKVLDFPLARITLNFILGILLTNYMKLTVVYTLIILAVAVVLFYTSYYYTTNKKNRVTYFAITTYLLSFCIGLLTQTLHNESFRKSNYTNYKDIYDQPHLIDFIINEKLKSNNYSDRYIATIKQINRNPISGKIVVNIKKDSTQLNLDIGNCIRVKGQLSKNSVLKNPNQFDYSNYLNNKNIYAQLYIQKSDIALSTKTEKNIWYYAAGIRKKIIANLEDNGFNKTEMNVALALILGQQQDITPEIIKDYQYAGVTHILSVSGLHVGYILIFITYVFKPIPNTKKGSLIKLISIIVLLFAFAVISGFSPSVLRSVVMFSFVALGMHLRRSVNIYHTLLVSIFFLLLFKPAFIFDVGFQLSYLALFFIVWFQPILKKIWSPKHKFTTTIWNALTVSFAAQIGTLPICLYYFHQFPGLFFVANIVIMPFLSVIMILGIIVMILAAFNSAPSLLVQLLEKSIFYLNKIINIVASFESFVIRDIPFNTYLLISSYLLIITGVIWLKKPNFTKLILTLTSIILLQITCIINQKKTETQKEWIIYNLTKNSQITEKTGRSVTLFTTDTATNTTDNNYALKSYLVGNFGNLTSIEQLQNIAYFKGNKILIIDSSGIYSNKIKPDIILIIQSPKINFERLLKTIQPKMVIADGTNYKSVQEYWRKTCRNEKIPFHSTNEKGFYKLN
- a CDS encoding DUF1266 domain-containing protein, giving the protein MGIFSKLLNTFKSIRLNDKNPVTGQELDFLLVGSMYAEQQSAYLNSYETGLNKSDITKLIETYWGIYNQKDALEVLHDLHYKNQDDYIEIVYKAVEDKQNYVEILKSGLSNDKATFDYYLDLYRKMNNIVPELIEQNLITDFSQLKKAKDSAWNYGRGVFLSRCCFELGYLSEKELKEYIAKSYAELKKYCSTWQEYTNSYIFGRAIWGGANNSGMIQIAADLLNNEKSPLKNKKYL